A single window of Ptychodera flava strain L36383 unplaced genomic scaffold, AS_Pfla_20210202 Scaffold_52__1_contigs__length_894533_pilon, whole genome shotgun sequence DNA harbors:
- the LOC139128406 gene encoding uncharacterized protein F54H12.2-like codes for MVGPIHSDLFFQPKYLMNGVELRLKLNRSKNAFSLVSSAENPGFKAVVTEATLLIRKIKLSPSVQLGHAEALKQGPSKYPIHRCVMKVLSIPGGTMSFNKDHIFLGQLPKRVVLGLVDNDAFNGSYKKNPFNFKHYDMTSLVLNVSGKQVPSKPLKLDFTKAGGQSFIMAYYSLFTGTNKIGRDEGININRYEYDNGYTLFAFDLTPDLSADGGHLNLVKEGNLGIELQFRQALPNTVNLLVYGELDNIIEIDRDRNILFDY; via the coding sequence ATGGTAGGACCCATCCATTCGGATCTCTTCTTTCAGCCCAAGTACCTAATGAATGGTGTCGAATTACGTCTCAAACTCAATAGAAGCAAGAATGCCTTCTCCCTTGTGAGCTCTGCAGAAAATCCAGGCTTCAAAGCTGTAGTCACCGAAGCCACACTTCTGATCAGGAAAATAAAACTCAGTCCATCGGTACAGCTGGGCCATGCAGAAGCTTTAAAGCAGGGACCGTCCAAGTATCCCATACatcgttgtgtgatgaaggttcTGTCTATTCCTGGAGGCACCATGTCCTTCAACAAAGACCACATCTTTCTGGGACAGCTACCTAAACGTGTGGTCTTGGGTCTGGTGGACAACGATGCCTTCAACGGTTCATACAAGAAGAATCCTTTCAACTTCAAACATTACGACATGACGTCGCTGGTCCTTAATGTCAGTGGAAAGCAAGTTCCGAGCAAACCCCTGAAACTGGACTTCACCAAAGCAGGTGGTCAATCATTCATCATGGCCTACTATTCCCTGTTTACCGGGACGAATAAAATAGGCAGGGATGAAGGAATCAACATCAATCGCTATGAATACGACAATGGATACACACTGTTTGCATTTGATCTCACACCGGACTTGTCTGCCGACGGAGGACATTTGAACCTGGTCAAAGAAGGCAACCTGGGCATCGAACTGCAGTTCAGACAAGCCCTGCCAAATACTGTGAATTTACTCGTGTATGGCGAACTGGATAACATCATTGAAATCGACAGAGACCGCAACATCCTCTTTGATTACTGA